The following coding sequences lie in one Rutidosis leptorrhynchoides isolate AG116_Rl617_1_P2 chromosome 4, CSIRO_AGI_Rlap_v1, whole genome shotgun sequence genomic window:
- the LOC139845489 gene encoding phosphoribosylglycinamide formyltransferase, chloroplastic-like produces the protein MGTLFKVGSNSLFSSVQKHQDQTFLRFPTSISVSFSSVSKSHNWVPLKPQNFDYLQPFVVSSKRVSACLNSGERLAMSSDEKQSLKNDVRKKNLAVFVSGGGSNFRAVHQAIRNGDVNGQFVVLVTNKHDCGGARYARENGIPVIIYPNTKNEPEGLSSNDLVAALSTYKVDFILLAGYLKLIPSELIRAYPNSILNIHPSLLPAFGGKGYYGTKVHKAVIASGARYSGPTIHFVDENYDTGRILAQRIVPVLVNDTAEELAARVLRQEHKMYAEVAAAVCEERVIWREDGVPIIRSKSDLNHFS, from the exons ATGGGAACCCTTTTCAAAGTTGGTTCAAATTCATTGTTTTCTTCAGTTCAAAAACATCAAGATCAAACCTTTTTGCGGTTCCCAACTTCCATTTCTGTTTCATTCAGTTCAGTATCAAAGTCCCATAACTGGGTACCCTTAAAGCCCCAAAATTTTGATTATTTGCAGCCTTTTGTAGTATCTAGTAAGAGAGTGTCTGCTTGTCTGAATAGCGGCGAACGGTTAGCAATGAGTTCTGATGAAAAACAGAGTTTGAAGAATGATGTTAGAAAGAAAAACCTTGCTGTTTTTGTTTCTGGCGGCGGTTCGAATTTTCGAGCTGTTCATCAGGCAATTCGTAATGGTGATGTCAATGGACAATTTGTTGTTTTGGTAACGAACAAACATG ATTGTGGAGGTGCACGATATGCAAGAGAGAACGGTATCCCCGTTATAATATATCCGAATACTAAAAACGAACCAGAAGGTTTGTCTTCAAATGACCTTGTAGCTGCTCTAAG TACGTACAAGGTTGACTTTATTCTTCTAGCTGGATACCTTAAGCTTATACCATCCGAGTTAATTCGAGCTTATCCAAACTCAATATTGAACATTCATCCTTCACTTCTTCCTGCTTTTGGAGGCAAAGGGTATTATGGTACGAAAGTGCATAAAGCTGTTATTGCTTCTGGAGCTAG ATATTCAGGACCCACAATTCATTTTGTTGATGAGAATTATGACACGGGTCGAATTCTTGCTCAAAGAATCGTTCCTGTCCTTGTTAATGATACTGCTGAAGAACTTGCTGCAAGGGTTCTTCGCCAG GAACATAAAATGTATGCAGAGGTAGCAGCTGCAGTATGTGAAGAGCGTGTGATTTGGAGGGAAGACGGTGTTCCGATTATTAGAAGTAAATCTGACCTTAATCACTTTAGCTAA